The sequence AAGTTAAAGGAAGAGGGTTTCGGCTTTGAGGATATTGGACCAGTCCTTCATGCAGTCCTTCTAGCAACGGCAAATGTAAAGACAGCTATGGGAAGGAGAGAGGAGGCTCTTGCAGATCTTATGAATTGTTTGAAAATTAAGGAGACGACTTTGGGGCAAGACAGTCTGGAATTGGGTAAATCAAACCGGGATCTGGCGGAAGCATATGTTTCGGTTTTGAGTTTTAAGGAAGCATTGCCATTTTGTATGAAGGCATTGGAGATACATAGGAAAGAGTTGGGACAGAATTCTGTTGAGGTTGCTCATGACAGGAGGCTTCTTGGGGTGATCTACACTGGCTTAGAGGAGCATGAGAAGGCGTTGGAGCAAAATAAACTATCACAAAAAGTATTGAAGAACTGGGGACTTAGTTCCGATTTGCTTCGTGCTGAGATTGATGCTGCTAATATGCAGATTGCATTAGGGAAGTACGAGGAGGCTATTAATAGTTTGAGGGATGTTGTTCAGCAAACAGATAAAGAAAGTGAGATAAGGGCATTGGTATTTATTTCAATGGGAAAAGCACTTAGTAGCCAAGAAAAATCTGCTGATGCAAAGAGATGTTTGGAGATTGCTTGTGGAATCCTTGAAAAGAAAGAGCGAGTTTCTCCCTTGGATGTTGCTGATGCCTACTCAGAAATATCAATGCAATATGAGAGTATGAATGAGTTCGAAATCGCTGTTTCACTGTTGAAGAGAACTTTGGCTATTCTTGAGAAGCTCCCGCAAGAGCAGCATACCGAAGGCAGTGTCTCTGCTAGATTAGGATGGCTACTTTTGTTGACCGGCAAGGTCCAACAAGCTATTCCTTACTTGGAGAGTGCAGCTGAGAGGTTGAAAGAGAGTTTTGGCTCCAAACACTTTGGAATTGGATATATTTACAACAACTTAGGGGCAGCTTATTTGGAACTAGACAGACCTCAGTCAGCTGCACAAATGTTTGCAGTTGCAAAGGACATAATGGATGTGTCGCTTGGTCCACACCATGCAGACTCGATCGGGGCATGTCAGAACCTTGCAAAGGCATATGATGCCATGAAAAGGTATGTTCACTTTGTTTCTCATAAATGCACTGATATGTAAGTATTATGTTATGTAAGGAGTCTTCCTATTACATGGATTGGCCTTGTAAATTAAAATGGTTGTATGTTGGGATTTGCAGTTATACATTGGCAATTGGATTCCAGAAGCAGGTGGTTGATGCTTGGGAAAGTCATGGACCGAGTGCCCGAGATGAACTTCAAGAAGCCCGTCGGATGCTTCAACTGTTGAATAAAAAGGCTCTCGGCGAAGATCCAAACGAGCTTCCTAGAAAGGCTTTGCCAATGCCTCAGACTAGTGCATCTACCAGAAGGTgagaaattacaaaatatgaCCAAGAATTATTTAGCTGATTTTGTTTATCAGTTCTTTTATAGAATTCAAAGGAATTATAGAgccaatttttcttagatacAACAATTATGAAATTtgtgtttattcttttgaatcatatcatAATGAAAATGTAGGCACTTGTAGTAAGGTTGTTATAATCTCTGTTTAATTTTGAAGTAACTTTTGTCTATTTTATGTTAAAAGAAGATATTATACTTGTGTTTTATTTAAGGGTTGAAAAAAAAtgcttaattatatttatatgcttTGAGCAATATAGTATAGACTCTCAAAATCCTTACAAAGACAAATTTTGGCCATTATGTGAGGCACTTAATTCTTCTCAATAATTATCAATCATAATGGATTACAATCTCATCTGCCCTAGCCCTGGATGCAGAGACACTATTGGGCCCCAAATCAACCATAGTtgtagaagaagatgatgatgaagaagaaacaTGAGATAAAGATACACAAACCATATTGGGCCTCTTCTCTGGCAAGTCCATTAGAGGTTCATTTGGATTCAATAATATTTGGACCACTTTTCTCATATTGGGCCTATGTTCAGAATCTGGATGCAGACAAGCAAGCCCAATAACCAATAATCTCTTTACTTCCTCCTCTACATATCTACCTTGTAAGAGTGGATCAACACCCACCAACAACTCATCTTTCCTTACTAAACTCCACACCATATCAACCAAACTACTCTCCCCTTTCATACCCCTTGACCTTCTCCCACAAACCAACTCCAACACCACCATTCCAAAGCTATACACATCCGATTCCGGGCTCGCTTTACCGGTAAATCCCAACTCCGGTGCTAAATACCCGGGAGTTCCAGCTAGCATGGTAGAAACGACACCTGAAGCCTTGTCGTTTTTTATCAACCTAGCCAAGCCAAAATCCCCTAGATGAGGAGTGTAGTTTGAGTCTAACATGATGTTGTTGGGCTTAACATCTCTGTGGACCACTGGGCTTTCACACTCCTCGTGTAGGTAAAGTAGGGCCGAGGCTAGGCCCGTTAAGATTTTGTACCTAGTTTCCCAATCAAGGAAGAGTTTTCCTATGAAACGATCAAGGCTACCATTGGGCATGTAGTCGTATACTAAGAGCAAGTGTTGGTTTTCATGGCACCAACCTTGTAGTTTCAATATGTTTTTGTGTCGTAATCTTCCAATGGTGCATATTTCGGCTAAGTATTCCTTTTCACctgtttcaattttaattttttttgttaaataaaataatattggtAATAAAGTATTATCAAACTAAAATCAAGTGCAAAATAAGAATAATATGTGCCCCACAAATTACACCTAAACATTGTACATAGTGATGCAACATAGTGggtcttttgttttttaaatcaACAGAAAGGGGATCTCGTGGTGTTGATCCTTTCCCCACCTCTTCGGTTTCAAACAATCTTGAGA is a genomic window of Cannabis sativa cultivar Pink pepper isolate KNU-18-1 chromosome 9, ASM2916894v1, whole genome shotgun sequence containing:
- the LOC115722702 gene encoding protein KINESIN LIGHT CHAIN-RELATED 2 produces the protein MRKASLSFFPHLTRHRIKSLTGILSRDYISDASCTSPSSLVSPNHFKPCSKSRGLFYKNKQFQVNPSRNIDTTVEKSPQMSSRQKKAKEKTDLEEAFESAKTPEEMLYAFKNMESAYSETELGLASLKIGLKLDQEGDDPEKALSFAERALNALDKDGRPSLPVAMALQLLGSIYYGLKRFNDSLGYLSRANRILGKLKEEGFGFEDIGPVLHAVLLATANVKTAMGRREEALADLMNCLKIKETTLGQDSLELGKSNRDLAEAYVSVLSFKEALPFCMKALEIHRKELGQNSVEVAHDRRLLGVIYTGLEEHEKALEQNKLSQKVLKNWGLSSDLLRAEIDAANMQIALGKYEEAINSLRDVVQQTDKESEIRALVFISMGKALSSQEKSADAKRCLEIACGILEKKERVSPLDVADAYSEISMQYESMNEFEIAVSLLKRTLAILEKLPQEQHTEGSVSARLGWLLLLTGKVQQAIPYLESAAERLKESFGSKHFGIGYIYNNLGAAYLELDRPQSAAQMFAVAKDIMDVSLGPHHADSIGACQNLAKAYDAMKSYTLAIGFQKQVVDAWESHGPSARDELQEARRMLQLLNKKALGEDPNELPRKALPMPQTSASTRRDTIGPQINHSCRRR